A genomic stretch from Shewanella sediminis HAW-EB3 includes:
- a CDS encoding YccT family protein: MKHLTLLASLSTITTLLFASQAWAEPTISFPNSAELLVVNGKAAESDSPMTLREGKNQIVLKYNTSFRQQGQQKRFSSEAIIVSFEASNQTYKLILPKLKSSSDADKFNSTPAIKLSDNKGQAVNYDTDILTKEGLQLGRDYSNEISVYNQSGANAAVSHFAVIKQNTKVQSAADVTTSVSTTSETMVNKQATTQNNQIPDQINVGQMLDFWYSQADEETRKAFKARIKNK, from the coding sequence ATGAAACACCTCACCTTATTGGCCAGTCTTTCCACAATCACAACATTACTCTTCGCCTCACAGGCTTGGGCAGAACCCACCATCAGTTTTCCAAATTCTGCAGAGTTATTGGTAGTGAACGGCAAAGCCGCTGAATCAGACTCTCCGATGACACTCCGTGAGGGTAAAAACCAGATAGTACTTAAATACAACACGAGCTTCAGACAACAGGGACAACAGAAAAGGTTTTCATCGGAAGCTATCATTGTAAGTTTTGAAGCTAGCAATCAAACCTACAAGCTAATCTTACCTAAATTGAAATCCAGTAGTGATGCCGACAAATTCAATTCAACTCCTGCTATTAAGCTCTCAGATAATAAAGGCCAGGCAGTAAACTACGACACAGACATTCTAACCAAAGAGGGGTTGCAGTTAGGCCGGGATTACAGCAATGAAATATCTGTCTATAACCAGAGTGGAGCGAATGCCGCTGTGAGTCACTTTGCTGTTATAAAGCAAAATACGAAGGTTCAGAGCGCCGCAGATGTTACAACCTCAGTCTCCACAACGTCTGAGACCATGGTAAACAAGCAAGCCACGACTCAAAACAATCAGATACCCGATCAGATTAATGTCGGTCAGATGCTCGACTTCTGGTACAGCCAAGCCGATGAAGAGACACGAAAAGCCTTCAAGGCTCGCATTAAAAATAAGTAA
- the corA gene encoding magnesium/cobalt transporter CorA — protein MITAYVYQDRKLTINELHIQDIVPPGTLWLDLFKPSDSEREWLSHYSVEEVPEEDDINEIEASARFYQNNDGLHINSLFPQRVGQDVRGVNVSFNLRKDFLLTIREEDVGLIRLLRNYLRLGRLEVTTPQALFLELFNLKVDYLSDLIEDVYSVVDGVSEQVFENDELDDVFKLITLQEDSNGKIRLSLLDTQRSLRYMQRYYRGQLTDDNLKDLREMLLDIESLMPHSQFIFDKLNFLLDAAMGFSGLQQNKIIKIFSVAAVIFLPPTVIASAYGMNFTNMPELDWRFGYPMAILMMIASAAGTYLFFKRKGWL, from the coding sequence ATGATAACTGCTTATGTCTACCAAGATCGCAAACTTACGATTAATGAACTACATATTCAGGATATAGTCCCTCCGGGTACGTTATGGCTCGATCTTTTTAAACCGTCCGATTCCGAGCGTGAATGGTTAAGTCATTATTCGGTGGAAGAAGTTCCTGAAGAAGATGATATCAATGAGATTGAAGCATCTGCACGTTTTTATCAGAACAACGATGGTCTTCATATTAACTCACTTTTTCCTCAACGTGTGGGTCAAGATGTTCGTGGCGTAAACGTCTCTTTCAACTTGCGAAAGGACTTTCTGCTTACTATCCGTGAAGAGGATGTGGGGCTTATACGTTTACTACGTAATTACCTCAGACTCGGCAGGCTAGAAGTGACGACCCCTCAGGCGCTATTTCTTGAGCTGTTTAATCTCAAAGTGGATTACCTCTCAGATCTCATTGAGGATGTCTATTCTGTTGTAGATGGAGTGAGCGAGCAGGTATTCGAAAATGATGAACTCGATGACGTATTTAAGTTGATCACACTGCAGGAAGACTCAAACGGTAAGATTCGTCTGAGTTTGCTTGATACTCAGCGCTCGTTAAGATACATGCAACGATATTATCGTGGACAGCTGACCGATGATAATCTAAAAGATCTTCGTGAGATGTTGTTAGACATTGAATCTTTGATGCCGCACAGCCAATTTATCTTCGATAAGTTAAACTTTTTACTCGATGCGGCTATGGGCTTTAGTGGTTTACAGCAGAACAAGATCATTAAAATATTTTCAGTTGCAGCGGTCATTTTTCTACCACCAACAGTAATTGCAAGTGCTTATGGTATGAACTTTACCAATATGCCAGAGCTCGATTGGCGTTTTGGATACCCTATGGCAATTCTGATGATGATAGCGAGTGCAGCCGGAACCTATCTGTTTTTTAAACGTAAAGGCTGGTTATAA